The Alnus glutinosa chromosome 10, dhAlnGlut1.1, whole genome shotgun sequence DNA window AAGGCCATCAAAACACAACCACTACACTAATTGGCCACAACCAATCCAAAATCTTCCGCTGAGAAACCGCCATATTCGGCCATTCCCCCACCACAAGCAAATACCCATAAAACCAACCTATCGTCGCAGCCAAACCCAACATTCAATCACAATCACGTTGTTCAGCCCACCGACGTCCTCTCTCTATCAATGATCTCTCTCAGTTTCTTTTCTCTGTCTCACTCTCTCGATcgtctctcactctcactctcatgatctctccctctctctctctctccaacggTGCAGCTGAACGGCTAGGCCTTTGGGTCGTGGATGGTGGTGGAACTGTGGAAGACTACTTTGATGGGGGGACAATGGATCATTACGTCCACTTTCCGGTTAATTTTTAATAGTGCTACCACGTCATACTCAATTGGAAGAGTACTGCATGTGTcccatttaataaaaaaaaaattaaaaaaaaaaacataaaaactaaaagaaaaaaaattgtaaatataaacaaataaaccatgatttctttttcttttttttttttgaaaaaaaaattaaacaaaaacaagtTTTGGGTGTGGTTTGAGCTACCTCATTTGCAATACCCCGGCTCGTGATTACCTAATAAGAGAATTTTTGAGAAATTAATTACGGATTAAATCTTGAAGCCATGGCCTACAATGATGTTAGGATTTACTAATGGGCTTAGTAAAATGGAATGTTGaatttaatttgttaaataGGACGAAATGGGCTTAGAGATTAATTTAATTGGCCCTGTTTAAAATGTTTAACTTTTTAGCCCATGAGGCCGAGAAATCAAAAGTAGCTAAGAATGGCAGTTTAGTAAATATTTGAAGTTTGCATGGGCATTATCATAATCTGCTAagctttagaaaaaaataaaaaaaaatttagcggAGGTAgctagcactacaaaaaaaacaagatatTCGCCACATAACTACAGTAGATGTTACTGTAGCCACTTGGCCAGATAGCCACGTGGTTAGATGTAATAGAAAAGACGAAATAGCATTTTGGCTACATGTATTCAGTACATGTGGCAACATTGCCGCGTGTAATAAATCAACGTGACCATATGgcaacgtgtattaattacacgtgtccatatgACCACATGGATTAATGCATGTAGCCATGTGGACACGTGTAATTATGAGATGCGACCATGTGGCCACGTGTCTGAAAATCCACGTGGCCAAAATCAACCACGTGGATTAGGGTGTGGTATCACCTTCAACACACTTATCTACTTGTAAACAGAGCcgatgatgaaaaaaaaaattattattattattattactattttgtttcacaaatttaatgattaatttaaaaaaaaaaaaaaaaaagaattatacgGAGATGGACAGCTAATATACaaaaggttttaaaaaagtatttctcaactttaaaaaaaaaaaaaatgatataaatcatTTATATAGATACGTGGATAGTGATTTTTGCTAACCacattcacatatatatatatgtgctgaTAGAAAATGTTAGCAGTTAATATCTGCCTGCATGTTCACCCCTACCTGACGAACCAGTGGAGCATTTGGCCTATTtgacacttttcaaaacaaatcacaaaacacttttcacaaaatatttctaaaaaataaaacataaaacacttctaaaaaaataattaccaaaAACTTTTGGCAACTTCATGGTGGCCGCAGGGAATGTTTAGTGGCCTTGTGGTGACTGCTGTGAACTTCTGGGAAGCAATAACTAGGAACGTCTAGTAGCCACCGTTCGAGGCCAAGAACTTCCAACTATCCCATGCATGCTGGCCACCATGAACTTTCGGCAGCCCTCATAGTAGTAGTCATGATCTTCTGGCAACTTCACGGTGATCACAGTAATCTTATGGCAGCTTCACAATGATTGCTAGAAATGTCCAACAATCCTATGGTGGCTGCTGTGAATGTTTTATTGCCATGCGATGCCCGCCATAAACTTCTTGTGGTCACTAGCTAGAAACATTTGGTAACCTCGCAATGGCCGCTATGAACGTCAAGCGGCCTCGCTGTGGCCACCATGAATGGCCAACAACTCGGTAGTGGCTGTCTTGAACTTCTAGCGACCCCACGACGGTAGCCGTAAACTTCTAGTGGCCCTGTAATGACCGCTTTGCTGGCATGAACATCTGGCAACCACTGTCTGCTAGCTTCCAAGAACTTTTTGCGGCCTCACGGTGGCAGCCATGTACTTCTGGTAGCTACCACCATGGAGTgtaaaactgtaatttttctaatatttttcttttattttggaagaatactcttcaatttttttttttcaaaaaaattttacGAAAcgagtttttgtttgtggatcccacatacaatatttttttcaaatgtggcCCCCTACCaattcaattttcaacttttacatttttcaaaacttaaaaCCGAAAACTGTTCTCAAAACTTTAACAAATGGAatagtcttttaatttttatttttatttttaaagtattttatgtattatgttttatCTTTTGAGAAGTACgtttgaaaattttatcaaacacacccTTTTTGCAAGAGTAATGCAATATACCACACAAACATAGAACTTGGGATATCAATTTTATTAcatatttatgaaatatttcTGTGGTACGTGACAAAACACCCTTTTGACAATAGTAACACGACATACTACTCAAAACTATCATGGCAAGTCTAAtagctatctctctctctctctctctctctctctctatatatatatatatatatatatatatatatatatatataattgaataaggaaaagaCTGAGTTACAAATGAGGATCCTTCCCACTACTGATccgaaaagaaaagagaatgagATATCTTATAAGTGAAAATTGGGTGGACTCTCCAACAATAAacctaaaattaaatacaattgtGCATAATATAAATAAAGGTTTAGAAATAGGTTAAATAAGTGATCTGGTACTCTTAAGAGGCCGCACAATGCAATTACAGAAGCAAAATGAATACAAATCAAGACAAACTCATCTGAACCTTtacttgaaattttgaaaacaacaaCGATGGCTGGAACCGGAAGGAAGCTGAACCCAAAGATACACTGTCATAATCAAATGCATTAATCGAAGAATAGAGAAATACTAACACAAATTTCGGTTACAAAAATCTCTACCAGATTTTGTATACGTATTGATGGTAGGAAGGTAAGTTTTAAGATcccttaaaaattaattaaaatgctGTCATTTCACAGTCTCTCTATCACTGTCTAAGGTCGATGCCATTAGTGTTTTATGGCCCCAttcatgatttgtttttgaaatctCACGTAATTTAAAAGGTCATATACAGTATCactcaatttattattattattattatataactgAATAAACTGCCCTGTGTAATTATGACTTTTAATATTTCtaattatttgtatattttatagATCGAGAAGTTGCTTCACAAATAATTTATCATCAAGCACCAAATCACTTAGTCAGCTGCATGTCATATGTCATGTAgtttttcatttgaaaaatgtttggaATATATAGGACATGTTTGGGTagcattttgtttttattgtttaaaaatatatttaagtaggttttttaaattcaaattatacTCAATTAGTTTATCtaacttgtttcaatttttttttaggttctttaaactattcaaacataattttaaaaaataaatttttttgttatttaaattttaaatttagttaaaaacgtctgaattttttttttttttcaaaaaataaaaaataaacgagTTTTAAAAAGAGAGGGAATTGTACAGTTTTAGTTGGGTGCACAACCAACCCAGTAGGTGTGCTAATAATTATAGCATCTCTCTCATTTGATGTGACGTGCCATTCACTCCATAATTGTAACTGGTTTCTGATATAGAGATATTTACGCGATGAATTTTGGATTAAGATGACAacaatttcaattaattaaggATGTAATTCTGATCCCTAATTCTGATCACTCAGATCTGAGTGATCATGGATTCCCATTGTTTAAGaaacttataattaattattttaatcaagGAATGAGAAAGAGTGTGCAGACGCTCAGAGTTCTTAGACAGTTTAAAGTATAAGACTCACATGTTTGGACATCTCGAATATATTCCAAATCTGTCGGGTTCCGTTAAACCTTTGAACCCGAGAGAAAATTTCATGGCTTCTAGAAATGAAAGCCAAAGATCGGTCTTAATTATGTATTATGTACTAAAGTCACacaattaataaaagaattCTCATTAATTAACCATTTTTCAACCAAACAAGAAGTAAAGAAACTTTATAAAGCTATTGGTTAATTAAAGGGAAGTCATTAAGCTCCCCATGGTTTTAGCCTCTGTGACTGTTGGTGTCCTATCTGAAGGGTCTCATGATTATCACTCCTCCTGTACCCTAGACCACAGGATCGTCCCTccacaacccaaaaaaaaaaaatcaaaagtattAATCATGCAAAATTACATGCACAAACAGAGAATCAAAACCAGAGGCATGGTGGCCCACTCAGATGTACTAATTCTGTGATCAACGGCCTGATTTGAGGAAATATCAGACTCTAACAAATTCCCAGAcctaaaattagggtttgatccGTACAGAGCTTGCACTCCCTCTATATCATCCACCGTCAAATCCACCTTCTTATCCCTAGGCTTCAAACTAGGGTACATTACGGCTTCCTTAACGGAACTGTGTGCCAAACCTAGCAAATGCCCGATCTCGTGGGTCGCCACCGATTCCAAATCCACGGCCACCGGCGATTTCTCGGTACCAAAATCAACGGCCCACGTCTCCGCCGCATCGAGGTGGAACCTCCCGCTCTCGGGCGAAAATGAGTGGGCCAGCACTCCGAGAACCCCGTCGAACGCCTCTCCGTCGCCGTGATCGCCGTTGTAAAACCCTATTTTGATATCTGCGAAGCCATAGTCGTCTGTCTCGGTGAAACTCACCGGAATAACCGATGCCCACCTGGCAAATGAACGCTTGAATACGACCCTTATGTCCGATAAGCTCAAGGAATTGATAAAATTCACCGGCGAGAATGCGTAAGTGAGATTCATCGGCATTCGGCGAGCCCAGCGAGGTTTTCCCGGGAAATATACGTAGTGTTTCGTTCCATGCAACGTATCGGGTGCATCGAGTGTGTCGGGCACGCCGCATCTCGGCGTGGTAACTTGAGAAACCGTAGCGAAATCGAGCTTACCGGTGGTGGGGAGGCCGAGTTTCGCTTGGTAGAGTGTAACAGCCGATACGAACCGGTCGTCGAATGTATCGGTTAAGAGAGTACTGTCGTTTTGCAATGGGAGATACCCGAAACGATGGAAGTGTTTCTTGAATTCCGATATGCCGGTCACTTCGCTGCCTCTTGCCGCGTTGAGAAACCTTTTGACAGCACTTACCGGATTATCATTCAACGTGAATACCGGTGCTTTTCTGGCGAGAATGCATGGCGGTGAGCCGAgaaggaagatgaagaagaagagaaagagaaacatGGTGGCTTTGAGCTtataaacttttcttttctttttacttttttggatTGGAAAAGGCATTTATATGATAGAGATGAATAATGGGAATTTGAGAAGAATCTGGCAGATGGGGGTTAGATTCCGGCGGACTCAAGTAGGCATCATGCATGGTGGGTGAATCACTGATTTTTACGCCTTTGTTTGGTCGCTGAAGTATCTTCTGCAGTCTCCATAGATCAGTAAACCTTCACGTTTACTAAAAGTGAAACAgtcccccccccctccccaacCTTCAaccttttataatttatttattattatcttttcgttttcattttcattttcatttttcttttctctttttccaatttttttttttttttttttttttttttttattttttttatttttataaattgagtaAGAGGAGAAATGACATTAATATAGCTGAATATGATAGGATGGTTTATAAATGGAACTCACAAAGGTACCACATCCAAGCAATTACTGATTTATAGAGGTGTAGTGCTTATAAACTCATCTATCTCCTGCTCCTCGATCAGCCGATGAGGGccaaacctttttattttttatttttaattagaatTGGATAAAAGGGAAGAAATGACACTAGAGCTAAATAGGAGAAAAtggttcattttcattttttcgcCTTACCATATGATATTGTCATTTTATCTAGGAAAATACTTTTGGTACCATATAGCTTCTAttacaattttcttataaactgaTGCGGCAGTTTACGTGGCACTGTCAGATAatcacaatcaaatttaattatttagtagtTGTCGTGATGAGTGTCATTTGAACTTACAAATTGACATAACAGTTCATGTGATATTACTGCGTCAgccacaattaaatttaattattcaataaTTAACATAATAATTGCTACGTGAACTgccatattattttgtaaagagtttttctaataaaaaaaaaaaacaaaatttgtaaagaacttaataaaaaagaaaaaagatgtagTACAGTAACGGTTATCATTTTGTTAGGTAAGATTTAGACGGATGAAATCGAAGTCAATTTTAGCTTACTTTTTTCGCATATTTGAAGTTCATGCACGCTTTCATGATCATGTTTAGTTATAACTTGTACTAAAAAGAAGATTAGACTTAAGCGCTAATATTAAGGATTGGGTGGCTAGCTTTATAGCCACGTGAATAGGCTAAattttgagatatatatatatatatatatatatatatatatatagcatgacCTTATTAATTCATTAAAATGTACTATCGGTtaaggggtgtacaaacggacGGTTATTAATTTTTAGCTATATAACCTTGCATTCATTTTTATAGGTGTGTTGAAAAAAATGGCTAATCACCTAGAGCGAGATGGTTAACGGTTTTAGGCGAAGACGGTTAATAATATACAAATCGACGTAGTTTTGATGAATTTGATATAAGATTTTagttttgaatttaatgaaatagatctttattcattaaaataataatattattattgagCTTTGTTACATTTTAGACCCttctaattatttataaaagcccaaaatcatctaaaataagccctaaaaaaaggctcaaagaatgttaaaaacataaaaaataggTTAATTTCTAAAAATCAGTGTGGTCATGAGTTTCAGTAACCATTAGTAAGCGGTTATTTTAAAACTGCTTACCATCTAAAGTATTGCGGTTGGCCGTTAGAAACAACAATAACCCTTGAAatctcatattattattattattattaattaaagacAAATGATTATGATGTTTTTGGTGAGGCtatttctacaatttttttattttgtttatagcttaaaaaaaaaaaaaaaaaaaaaaaaagaggaaatttACAAAGTCACCCTCACCTTACACCGGGCCCATCACAATATTGATTCAACTGAAGAAGGTTGAATAGGCGGTTACGTGGATTGCTTACAATTGTTGCAATTAGTCGTTACACTTACACCCGTACAATCGCTTTACTTGTCCAACGCGTCACCGGGGCCATGCAAAACTCTGATACTGCAACCGCTGACGTGTCGGTCTAGGCACTGGTCTTTACCGGCGACATGACAATGGTGGCGTCAAAGTGCTAATTAGCGGCGACAAATTGTATGAATTTAACCTCaaacaaaatttctaaaagagatTATTGTGGTTGatctaatttataaatcactctttatagtattaaaaaaaatttaggggtcTTTGTGGTATGGGAAAATGGCAATTTACTCTATAGAGTCAATTTCGGTCCACAACTTAACAAAATCTGGTTGGTTGCCACGCCAAACCTAATTAAAATGTTATACATGTCCctctataataaaaaatatatatatatttaaatatattaaatataaaactaaaaaatacattttaaaaaaaaaagatcaaaaaaataaaagagtgaCTGCATGCCACCTCCGAGTGACTCGCAGGCCACCCTAGAGTGGCAGGGACGACCCGAACAGTCACCCCCAAATCTAGGGTGGAGATGATGttattttaaaagacactaaaaTCACAACGAAATGAGAAAAATGGCTATCTTCAAGCGAGAGACAAACCACGGTACAAGAGTTCCTATCTGATTACTTAATAATGggtaaaattgttcaaaaaattaaaataacaattttgttccttattttataattaaccagctcattttcatttcatttgaaatgaaaatgatcTTATATTCATATTTCCATATTATGGAAGACCATGCACGTCatattaatttgtaagaaagaaaaatattcttgtACAATCTAAGACGTGAACATGGAGTGTGACTCATGTGAGTGGAACGCTCACCCCATATGTCTTGTGATTATGCACAAGTACAACTCATCGTGCACGGATCACTTTTCTTGTAGGAATAAAAGAGTTGGTAGGAGGTGACGTATGCGGTAGGCACACCACTCACGTTTTTCATGGTACCTAGTAATCCACGTAGGCCATAGCCAATTTCAGCCACGATGGCATCTaataaataattgtttattAGTGTTTCCTACTTTCTAGGGGTGAAATGTGGAAAGAGGCCTGCTTCATGTAGCTTTTACTGGCTCCGGTTTGGGTTAACCGTTCCAAAACTTTAGGCCCATCAAGGGCTTCTATTGTCGGCCCAAATGTTGTGACCATTATTATTGACGTATTAAGGTGGCTCGGTTTTCCTTCAAGCAagcccaaaataaataaataaaaataaaaaggaaaaaggaaaaagattaaAGAAGTCCAAATAGTAATAGTAATGTTGGAAAAAATCTTAGTGCTgttccatttaaaaaaaaaaaaaaaaaaaagattaaagaaaTCCAAAGGGGTGAGTTAAATCATCTAATCTTTAATTGACAACAACGaaggtaaaaataataataataataataataaagaaaatcaagaaagtGAGCTAAAAAGTCACTCGTCTTTAATTCGCAACACCATATATCTGATCCGTATGGAGAAAGTGCTTTGCACGAGTTAGAAGTTCATCTGACATGGGGTGGGCACACAAAGTAGTCTGCCTTAAGGCGGTTTCTCGTCATTAAAACAAAATGCACCATATACAAAGAGACGAAGAGATTTGTTGTTATTCCCTCTATCTCTATGACTttctgtaaaaaataataataataaagaaagtcAAAGATGCAAGCTAAATATACTCATCTTTAATCGAAAATATCATACGCGAGACGAGCCAGTTAGTTATAAAATAAGGGGCaaaattatctaaaaaattaaaataacaattttgcctcttatatattttataactaactgactcctctccatttcatttgaaattgagatgGAAGAGGTTTAGAGTTGATTTTTCTattgaatttttcatctttctctctcattctcccTCTAAAATTGCAGGGCTCTTGTTTGCttactctttttctctttttatttttttatttgttatttgttatttttaattttttaattctaaaaGTCAAAACATTGAcggacaacttttttttttcttttttctttttaaa harbors:
- the LOC133880474 gene encoding metalloendoproteinase 4-MMP, producing the protein MPFPIQKSKKKRKVYKLKATMFLFLFFFIFLLGSPPCILARKAPVFTLNDNPVSAVKRFLNAARGSEVTGISEFKKHFHRFGYLPLQNDSTLLTDTFDDRFVSAVTLYQAKLGLPTTGKLDFATVSQVTTPRCGVPDTLDAPDTLHGTKHYVYFPGKPRWARRMPMNLTYAFSPVNFINSLSLSDIRVVFKRSFARWASVIPVSFTETDDYGFADIKIGFYNGDHGDGEAFDGVLGVLAHSFSPESGRFHLDAAETWAVDFGTEKSPVAVDLESVATHEIGHLLGLAHSSVKEAVMYPSLKPRDKKVDLTVDDIEGVQALYGSNPNFRSGNLLESDISSNQAVDHRISTSEWATMPLVLILCLCM